A genomic segment from Methanoplanus limicola DSM 2279 encodes:
- a CDS encoding nitroreductase family protein, with the protein MSVILDPEKCNNCGICADVCPVSCIAVDKDTYPYIPEGFEETCTSCGQCEAFCPKGAIICDSGGKYSPYTNIDAPDITAGQLHRFLLNRRPFRNYKKKNVDRETIEKILDTARYAPSAGNEQPVKWIIVTGEEAISEIVEKAIEAMEKAVKKDPESEYAAILRPIKAAYLRGEDLICKSVPHIVIASIPEESPYYDIDSVIALSWFELAAYSHGVGTCWCGLLQTLSNCYEPLRKALAVPDGYKSGCVMMFGYGKYRVRHIPPREMADVKWLGEIQE; encoded by the coding sequence ATGTCAGTAATTCTGGATCCTGAAAAATGCAACAATTGCGGGATATGTGCAGACGTCTGCCCGGTATCCTGCATAGCAGTGGATAAAGACACATATCCATACATACCGGAAGGCTTTGAGGAAACATGCACATCATGCGGCCAGTGTGAGGCATTCTGCCCCAAAGGAGCCATAATATGTGATTCCGGAGGAAAATATTCCCCATACACAAATATCGATGCACCGGATATAACCGCCGGGCAGCTTCACAGATTCCTGCTCAACAGAAGACCGTTCAGGAATTATAAAAAAAAGAATGTCGATAGAGAAACAATAGAAAAGATCCTTGACACTGCACGATACGCACCATCTGCCGGAAACGAACAGCCTGTAAAATGGATAATAGTGACAGGAGAAGAAGCAATATCAGAAATTGTTGAAAAAGCAATAGAAGCAATGGAAAAAGCAGTAAAAAAAGATCCGGAGAGCGAATATGCAGCAATACTCCGCCCCATAAAAGCCGCATACCTGAGAGGCGAAGATTTAATCTGCAAATCTGTACCACACATAGTCATAGCTTCAATTCCGGAAGAGAGCCCATACTATGACATCGACTCAGTGATCGCCCTCTCCTGGTTTGAACTTGCCGCATACTCACACGGAGTCGGGACATGCTGGTGCGGACTCCTGCAGACACTGAGCAACTGCTATGAACCACTGAGAAAAGCACTTGCAGTTCCTGACGGATATAAATCCGGATGTGTAATGATGTTTGGATACGGAAAATACAGAGTACGGCATATCCCTCCAAGAGAAATGGCGGATGTAAAATGGCTTGGGGAAATTCAGGAATAA
- a CDS encoding PAS domain S-box protein: MISVLYTDDEPALLEIGKIFLEKTGDFTVKTATGADEALNLLEKEKFDVIVSDYQMPKMDGIEFLIEVRERYGDIPFILFTGKGREEIVIQAINSGANFYLQKGGEPKSQFAELSHKIKSTAADKKTRDALRQSEEQSGALLSAMPEPVLVHQDGIIVYANPVASEISGYQNDEVIGQNLLDFIPEENREPIALNMAKRISGDTLNDYEVDIKGKYGDIHHAIVRTAPLIFNGSPSTVVILADITKRSREERKIRESEALYRAIFENTGTGTIIFGEDTIILKVNEIFSEMSGYSRSEIEGKKSWTEFVAEEDRDRMLTYGELRLKEPGNKDLKAYEFRFTDRSGKVKECINNVGMIAGTDMSVASIVDISYKKDAERELKEKNEDLKASNERLSAAEEELKKQIEMLAESENALRMNEERLIMAQEIGNIGCWEYNPDNGKIWASAETMRIFGLPEEDNEILPDVLRPCIPGWEPDTKSLNNLIERAKEYDVEFHIQPADGSELKYVNLVAKIITDRNTGQKKIMGIIRDITEENAGKEELNLKNYAIDSATDAIGIGDLSGNITYANPAFLSIMGYDSPDEVIGSTFRKFPYLAEEGESVYKAIITHGSWSGEIMGKKKDGTPKILWFNANMIRNDSGQPLALMFSFRDITDLKRTEEALKKSEEKYRSIFENANDQIIIHKLTTENRPGIITEANKKALDTLGYTPDEILKLTIADISRPQSQEEMTKIGNVFFNSEKAIFPAEQIAKDGHITPVEVSTKLIESEGEPEAIAIIRDLSERKKAEEALIRAHNLLKLITGITRHDIKNQITALTAYLELTKFYESEEKIREYIDKADIPARNIVSIIEKTKSIESIGIDEPVWQDLHTTVKTAAEKFSQKGVVITNDLPSDIRILTDPVLDRVYYNLIENSLRHGGDITEIRFFGEKSGDDYLIIYSDDGRGIADEEKEKIFEKNYGHNTGLGLYFTREILAITGISIRENGIYGRGARFEIRVPEKLWEIAKT, encoded by the coding sequence ATGATATCAGTTCTATATACAGACGATGAACCCGCCCTGCTTGAAATCGGAAAAATTTTTCTTGAAAAAACGGGTGATTTCACAGTAAAAACTGCCACAGGAGCAGATGAAGCTCTCAACCTTCTGGAAAAAGAGAAATTTGATGTAATCGTTTCAGATTACCAGATGCCGAAAATGGACGGGATAGAATTCCTGATTGAAGTCAGGGAAAGATACGGAGATATACCATTTATTCTCTTCACCGGAAAAGGGCGTGAAGAGATTGTAATTCAGGCTATTAACAGCGGAGCGAATTTTTACCTCCAGAAAGGCGGAGAGCCAAAATCACAGTTTGCAGAACTCTCACATAAAATCAAATCCACAGCAGCAGATAAAAAAACAAGAGATGCACTCCGCCAGAGTGAAGAGCAGTCAGGAGCACTCCTCTCTGCCATGCCCGAACCGGTTCTTGTCCACCAGGACGGCATAATCGTATATGCAAACCCTGTAGCATCTGAAATCTCAGGCTACCAAAATGACGAGGTCATAGGACAAAACCTCCTGGATTTTATTCCGGAAGAGAACAGAGAGCCTATCGCCTTAAACATGGCAAAAAGGATCTCCGGAGATACTTTGAACGATTATGAAGTTGACATCAAAGGCAAATACGGAGACATCCACCATGCAATAGTCAGGACAGCACCGCTTATATTCAACGGCAGTCCGTCAACAGTTGTGATACTGGCAGATATAACAAAGAGAAGCCGTGAAGAGAGGAAAATCCGTGAATCAGAAGCACTCTACCGGGCGATATTTGAAAATACGGGCACAGGTACGATTATATTTGGGGAAGACACCATTATCCTGAAAGTAAACGAGATCTTTTCAGAGATGTCAGGATATTCACGCAGCGAAATTGAGGGGAAAAAAAGCTGGACAGAGTTTGTCGCAGAAGAAGATCGTGACAGAATGCTGACATACGGTGAACTGCGGCTCAAAGAACCCGGAAATAAAGATTTAAAAGCATATGAGTTCAGATTCACTGACCGTAGCGGTAAGGTGAAAGAGTGCATTAATAATGTGGGGATGATTGCCGGAACAGATATGAGTGTTGCATCCATAGTTGATATATCCTACAAAAAAGATGCAGAAAGAGAACTTAAAGAGAAGAACGAAGACCTTAAAGCCTCCAATGAGCGTCTTTCAGCGGCTGAAGAAGAACTGAAAAAGCAGATAGAGATGCTTGCAGAGAGTGAAAATGCTCTGCGTATGAATGAGGAAAGGCTCATAATGGCGCAGGAGATCGGTAATATCGGGTGCTGGGAGTACAATCCTGACAACGGAAAAATCTGGGCATCAGCCGAGACAATGCGTATCTTCGGACTGCCTGAAGAGGATAACGAAATTCTCCCGGATGTGTTAAGACCATGCATCCCCGGATGGGAACCAGACACCAAATCACTCAATAATCTCATCGAAAGAGCAAAAGAATATGATGTAGAATTCCATATACAGCCGGCTGATGGCTCAGAACTTAAGTACGTAAATCTGGTTGCAAAAATAATCACTGACAGAAACACCGGCCAGAAGAAAATAATGGGCATAATCAGGGATATAACTGAGGAAAATGCCGGAAAAGAAGAATTAAATCTGAAAAACTACGCAATTGATTCCGCAACTGACGCTATCGGAATAGGGGATCTCTCCGGCAACATAACCTATGCCAACCCTGCGTTTTTATCAATAATGGGTTATGACAGCCCGGATGAAGTAATAGGTTCAACTTTCCGGAAATTCCCGTACCTTGCCGAAGAAGGAGAGAGCGTCTATAAAGCAATAATTACTCATGGGTCATGGTCGGGGGAAATTATGGGTAAAAAGAAAGACGGGACGCCAAAAATTCTCTGGTTTAACGCAAATATGATCAGGAATGATTCCGGACAACCTTTAGCATTAATGTTCTCATTCAGGGATATAACAGATCTAAAAAGGACCGAAGAAGCCTTAAAAAAGAGTGAGGAGAAATACAGGAGTATCTTTGAAAATGCAAACGACCAGATAATAATCCACAAATTAACAACCGAAAATCGCCCCGGAATAATTACCGAGGCTAATAAAAAGGCCCTGGATACACTTGGATACACCCCTGATGAAATCTTAAAACTCACAATTGCCGACATATCCAGACCACAGAGCCAGGAAGAGATGACCAAAATAGGGAATGTATTTTTTAATTCAGAAAAAGCAATTTTTCCTGCGGAGCAGATTGCAAAAGACGGACATATAACCCCAGTAGAGGTCAGCACAAAACTTATTGAATCTGAAGGGGAACCTGAGGCAATAGCAATAATCCGCGATTTATCTGAGAGGAAAAAAGCAGAGGAAGCTTTAATTCGTGCACACAACCTGTTAAAACTGATCACAGGCATTACACGCCATGATATAAAAAACCAGATAACTGCTCTTACCGCCTACCTTGAACTCACAAAATTTTATGAATCAGAGGAAAAAATAAGAGAATACATTGATAAAGCAGATATTCCCGCCCGGAATATTGTATCAATCATAGAGAAAACAAAATCTATAGAGAGCATCGGCATAGATGAACCTGTCTGGCAGGACCTGCACACAACGGTAAAGACAGCAGCGGAGAAGTTCTCACAAAAAGGCGTTGTAATTACTAATGATCTCCCGTCTGACATCCGGATACTGACAGACCCGGTTCTTGACAGAGTATATTACAACCTGATAGAAAATTCACTGAGACATGGCGGAGATATTACAGAGATCAGATTTTTTGGGGAAAAGTCCGGCGATGACTACCTGATTATATATTCAGACGATGGCAGAGGTATTGCAGATGAAGAGAAAGAGAAGATATTTGAGAAGAATTATGGCCATAATACCGGTCTTGGTCTCTACTTTACACGCGAAATCCTGGCTATTACAGGAATTAGTATCAGGGAGAACGGAATTTACGGCAGAGGAGCCAGGTTTGAGATTAGGGTGCCCGAAAAATTATGGGAGATAGCAAAAACCTGA
- a CDS encoding DUF4435 domain-containing protein, translated as MIKGRRRPGRYGESYRLEEIWADPEEIGGTIMKMERNYPGLKSKIFILTEGPGDYEFYSRFFNCELSEIRFANSKENVIKIIDSLSDRLKEDAESSVIGIVDRDFSFFMPDGTEERENVFMTDTHDIETMIISDELIGRVLEYYRKHSAGGEFQRNMTIGLRKESILSSIVRCSVLIGLSLYVNQKYGFNMTFKHINCKKKNLFLEFTDPVTFRCDEDKLLSLISGRNKAKYEDFMAALSVEKAKNPDYFDHPMQLCRGHDLMCALLADINVNYPQMDGRKVLLRDLERLFRNLYDRNEFYRTELFHSLEKWSEDNISEMSKSLFDRSKNHQSMMAAERC; from the coding sequence ATGATTAAAGGCAGAAGAAGACCGGGCAGGTACGGCGAAAGCTACAGGCTTGAGGAGATCTGGGCTGACCCTGAAGAGATTGGCGGAACCATAATGAAGATGGAGAGGAATTATCCCGGGCTTAAGTCAAAGATCTTCATCCTCACCGAAGGGCCGGGTGACTATGAGTTCTATTCGCGGTTTTTTAACTGTGAACTGTCCGAGATAAGGTTTGCAAATTCAAAGGAGAATGTCATTAAAATTATTGATTCTCTCTCTGACAGACTTAAAGAGGATGCAGAGAGTTCAGTTATAGGGATTGTTGACCGGGATTTTTCGTTCTTTATGCCTGACGGGACAGAGGAGAGGGAGAACGTCTTTATGACAGACACACATGACATCGAGACGATGATAATCTCTGATGAACTGATCGGGAGAGTCCTTGAATATTACAGGAAGCATTCTGCCGGAGGGGAATTTCAGAGAAATATGACTATTGGCCTTAGAAAGGAGAGCATTCTCTCCTCCATTGTCCGGTGCTCGGTGCTCATCGGGCTTTCGCTCTATGTAAACCAGAAATACGGCTTTAATATGACATTTAAGCATATCAACTGCAAGAAGAAAAATTTATTCCTTGAGTTTACAGATCCTGTTACTTTCAGGTGTGATGAAGATAAGCTTCTTTCCCTCATCTCCGGCAGGAATAAGGCAAAGTATGAGGATTTCATGGCGGCACTCAGTGTTGAGAAGGCCAAAAATCCGGATTATTTCGACCATCCTATGCAGCTGTGCCGCGGACATGACCTTATGTGTGCCCTGCTTGCCGACATCAATGTCAATTATCCGCAGATGGACGGCAGAAAGGTCCTCTTAAGGGACTTAGAGAGGCTTTTTAGAAACCTCTATGACAGGAACGAATTTTACAGGACAGAACTTTTTCATTCGCTTGAGAAGTGGTCTGAAGATAATATCTCAGAAATGTCAAAGTCTCTGTTTGACCGCAGTAAGAACCATCAGTCAATGATGGCAGCTGAGAGGTGCTGA
- a CDS encoding AAA family ATPase — protein sequence MALKTLVIIPAGEEKIWDWDTNLDKNRHVRAKDAYTGRLAERCREYCEIFYEEDYVILSPRFGFLLPNEEIPDYSAKTFAESGLEYDTIEINAESDGLLNYERVVFLGSQKLHTEYIDVVSKLFSDKWVEFPLLDSENTEAMLGRLIDAITRDSPLRFNRIKLEYIDIKGLFSKFNHKIPLENGEHISIVTAPNGYGKTTILRLLRAVFVGNIKEIRDIPFSSAEIGFYTEEENSTERRVLTIEKSQDKPKGRKLPGKEMWSLHFKTCSAGKTLEYTVNPDNYSEDETSWELSRIIPPIPVKFISAQRLWQNSESGEKREDDLLTSHIPGAKRTYELTILNHSDDIKKRIQAMLNDYAASTQQLDATYPSRYMKLCYEMAEGLLPPAETIIQSLSNIRLEQKKLKKLGFLSHEPAKGEIFEIDEDEIKDETGVLAALTLYIEDTEKKYLIFSDLEKKIDLLIRIINALFLNLSFEIRADRGFYFTVGDSERIKPERLSSGEQNQLVMYYDLIFFTDPGTLVLIDEPEISLHIVWQRQYLDYIKKITDITGSEFIIATHSPQLIHTNWDYTVDLSEGHGDD from the coding sequence ATGGCACTAAAGACCCTGGTAATAATTCCCGCAGGGGAAGAAAAGATCTGGGACTGGGATACAAACCTCGACAAAAACCGGCACGTCAGGGCAAAAGACGCCTATACTGGCAGGCTTGCAGAAAGATGCCGGGAATACTGTGAAATCTTCTATGAGGAAGACTACGTAATACTCTCGCCACGCTTTGGATTTCTACTCCCAAATGAGGAAATCCCGGATTACAGTGCGAAAACCTTTGCCGAATCCGGCCTTGAATATGATACAATAGAGATCAACGCAGAATCAGACGGCCTCTTAAACTACGAAAGGGTTGTATTTCTCGGAAGCCAAAAACTCCATACAGAATACATAGATGTCGTATCAAAACTCTTCTCAGACAAGTGGGTTGAATTCCCGCTTTTAGATTCAGAGAATACCGAAGCAATGCTCGGACGGCTCATAGATGCCATAACCAGGGACTCTCCCCTCCGTTTCAACCGGATAAAACTGGAATACATAGATATCAAGGGCCTCTTCTCAAAATTCAACCATAAAATTCCGCTTGAGAACGGTGAACACATCTCCATTGTCACAGCACCAAACGGTTACGGAAAGACAACAATACTCAGGCTTCTTAGGGCCGTGTTTGTCGGAAACATAAAAGAGATAAGGGACATCCCCTTCAGTTCGGCAGAGATCGGCTTTTACACTGAAGAAGAGAATTCAACAGAGAGAAGAGTACTGACAATAGAGAAGAGCCAGGATAAGCCAAAGGGGAGAAAGCTTCCCGGCAAAGAGATGTGGTCATTACATTTCAAAACCTGTTCTGCCGGAAAAACACTTGAATACACCGTAAATCCTGACAACTACAGTGAGGATGAGACCTCGTGGGAACTCTCCCGGATAATTCCTCCAATTCCTGTGAAATTCATATCGGCCCAGAGGCTCTGGCAGAATTCCGAATCCGGGGAGAAACGCGAGGACGATCTCTTAACCAGCCATATTCCCGGGGCAAAGAGAACCTATGAACTGACAATACTCAACCATTCGGATGACATAAAAAAACGCATCCAGGCGATGTTAAACGATTACGCCGCCAGCACGCAGCAGCTTGATGCCACATATCCTTCCAGGTACATGAAGCTCTGCTATGAAATGGCGGAAGGGCTGCTGCCACCGGCAGAGACTATCATTCAGAGCCTCTCAAACATCCGGCTCGAACAGAAGAAGCTTAAGAAACTTGGTTTTCTCTCACATGAGCCGGCAAAAGGCGAGATATTTGAGATAGATGAGGATGAGATAAAGGACGAGACCGGGGTTTTGGCTGCACTGACACTGTACATCGAAGACACTGAGAAGAAATACCTCATATTCAGTGACCTTGAAAAGAAGATCGACCTGCTGATACGGATAATAAACGCACTCTTCCTGAATCTCTCGTTTGAAATCCGGGCAGACAGGGGCTTTTACTTCACGGTCGGCGACAGTGAGAGGATAAAGCCTGAAAGGCTCTCTTCCGGGGAGCAAAACCAGCTCGTTATGTACTACGACCTCATCTTCTTCACAGATCCCGGCACTCTCGTCTTAATTGACGAACCGGAGATCTCACTTCATATCGTCTGGCAGAGGCAGTATCTCGATTACATAAAGAAGATCACAGATATTACCGGTTCGGAGTTCATAATAGCAACCCATTCTCCACAGCTGATTCACACCAACTGGGACTATACTGTCGATCTGTCAGAGGGGCATGGTGATGATTAA
- a CDS encoding YgjP family zinc-dependent metalloprotease yields MYKTEYTEGTDEIGIEFRGEKKVLVFSPPKFNEEEIRILLMALTPMIKSNIETIRALKEINQSINNFVNPLSMIFDNGLNLSDSWHKVPISAEDAELIIAGEKIKNPAFVKSEQKGLFSFGDGAEPEKGDKEDNSQKSHNDSSDANPAEIRLNEILETFTLKTIDERLNDAEEKRLEKINTNPDNYDEADSSLFSSGTIHIAGAEVSVTVRCGVRHKNIGIEIKKGPEILITAPPGTKEQEITDALEANKDWISEKFILLEYAGIESRTDNSIEYDGVTYNYTVRYSRKIKGFEVETLEGGIIKVTTPRYTKNEDIEGMVLDHICNVHDYFKESEKYPDENSDFRELHEGVFKVFGREIPYTVIYKSRLKSAGVEIKEGPKLVVNAPLGIGRDYICGILEMNSEWIYDNYQLVEKAGVNGRSEHTLTYNGEIYRYTVRYLKRSKNIRINIIMGGIIEVSAPLHADVQEVERTVSQSAPEIHEKIRRLKASTAGNMGNIPEPKVEEPSHEPENGEGTFRVSGRDIPFTVEYGSRFRKVRIKIINGPKLIVTAPFGAEEKEIYSVLKYNRQWIAENYPLVEKAGVYSKTDHTITYNGETYSYTVKYSKRAKKFSVKIHEDDTVEVVVPFSAAPEDVEKMVAENAAFIHETISNEERKTAQRIGFYNGAPFYIKGKKVKIRAVKSHKIRRPELKKGYLTVTIPKDAIDENYCIEQEVTEYMQDLTREEVRKYLPKYSKIFGISVPDIKICYSKRFWGQCTPGRDLVKFNERLAMVSGHLTEYIVAHELCHYHHPNHSKGFYSTLRKAMPESDMRKEELKNYRIELLKEH; encoded by the coding sequence ATGTATAAAACAGAGTATACTGAAGGGACAGATGAAATAGGGATTGAATTCAGAGGTGAAAAAAAGGTACTGGTATTCTCGCCGCCAAAGTTTAACGAAGAGGAGATACGCATCCTGCTTATGGCCTTAACCCCCATGATAAAATCAAACATTGAAACTATTAGGGCACTCAAAGAAATTAACCAGAGTATTAATAATTTTGTTAATCCATTAAGTATGATATTTGATAATGGATTAAATCTTTCAGATTCATGGCATAAAGTGCCAATAAGTGCAGAGGATGCAGAACTCATAATTGCGGGTGAGAAGATTAAAAATCCGGCCTTCGTTAAAAGCGAGCAGAAAGGGTTATTCTCATTTGGAGATGGAGCAGAACCGGAAAAGGGAGATAAAGAGGATAACTCCCAAAAATCTCATAATGATAGTTCTGATGCAAATCCTGCCGAAATAAGACTGAACGAAATACTTGAGACATTTACGCTAAAGACCATAGATGAAAGGCTTAACGATGCAGAAGAGAAGAGGTTGGAAAAAATAAACACAAATCCGGATAATTATGATGAAGCAGACAGCTCTCTTTTTAGCAGCGGAACAATCCATATAGCAGGCGCTGAGGTCTCAGTCACTGTCAGATGCGGGGTCCGGCACAAAAATATTGGAATCGAGATTAAAAAAGGACCGGAAATTCTGATTACCGCACCGCCCGGAACAAAAGAGCAGGAGATCACCGATGCTTTGGAAGCAAACAAAGACTGGATCAGTGAAAAATTTATCCTTTTAGAGTATGCCGGAATTGAGAGCAGAACAGACAATTCCATCGAGTATGACGGTGTCACCTACAATTATACAGTCAGATACAGCAGGAAGATTAAAGGATTTGAGGTCGAAACTCTGGAAGGCGGCATAATCAAAGTTACCACTCCCCGGTATACAAAAAACGAGGATATTGAAGGTATGGTTCTGGACCATATCTGCAATGTCCATGACTATTTCAAAGAATCAGAGAAATATCCGGATGAAAACAGTGATTTCCGGGAACTGCACGAAGGAGTTTTCAAAGTTTTTGGCAGAGAAATTCCTTACACAGTCATATATAAAAGCCGTCTGAAAAGCGCTGGTGTTGAGATAAAAGAGGGTCCAAAACTTGTTGTTAATGCCCCTTTGGGTATAGGCAGGGATTACATCTGCGGTATACTGGAGATGAACAGTGAGTGGATCTATGACAACTACCAGCTTGTGGAGAAGGCCGGAGTAAACGGCCGGAGTGAGCACACCCTGACATATAACGGTGAGATATACAGATATACAGTCAGGTACCTCAAGAGGTCAAAAAACATAAGAATCAATATAATAATGGGTGGAATAATTGAAGTTTCAGCCCCTCTTCATGCAGATGTACAGGAAGTTGAGAGAACTGTCAGTCAGAGTGCTCCTGAAATCCACGAAAAAATCAGGAGATTAAAGGCTTCTACAGCCGGAAATATGGGTAATATTCCGGAACCAAAGGTGGAAGAGCCATCTCATGAGCCTGAAAACGGTGAAGGGACTTTCAGAGTTTCCGGCAGAGACATCCCCTTCACAGTAGAGTATGGCAGCCGTTTCAGGAAGGTAAGAATAAAGATTATAAACGGGCCAAAGCTCATAGTCACCGCTCCCTTTGGCGCAGAAGAAAAAGAGATATATTCCGTTTTAAAATACAACCGGCAGTGGATTGCAGAAAATTATCCCCTTGTTGAGAAGGCCGGAGTTTACAGCAAAACTGACCACACTATAACTTACAATGGTGAAACCTACAGTTACACAGTAAAATACTCAAAGAGAGCCAAAAAATTCAGCGTAAAAATACATGAAGATGATACGGTCGAGGTGGTAGTGCCCTTCAGTGCAGCACCGGAAGATGTTGAAAAGATGGTGGCGGAGAATGCTGCCTTCATTCATGAAACAATCAGCAATGAAGAGAGAAAGACTGCACAGAGAATCGGGTTCTATAACGGAGCACCGTTCTATATTAAAGGAAAGAAAGTAAAGATCCGGGCGGTAAAATCACATAAGATTAGAAGACCGGAACTGAAAAAAGGTTATCTGACTGTCACCATCCCAAAGGATGCCATTGATGAGAATTACTGCATAGAACAGGAAGTTACAGAATACATGCAGGATTTAACGAGAGAGGAGGTTAGAAAATACCTGCCAAAATATTCAAAAATCTTTGGAATATCAGTTCCGGATATAAAAATCTGCTACTCCAAAAGGTTCTGGGGACAGTGCACACCGGGAAGAGATCTCGTTAAATTCAATGAAAGGCTCGCTATGGTCTCAGGCCATCTGACAGAATATATCGTTGCCCATGAACTCTGCCACTACCACCATCCAAACCATAGTAAGGGCTTTTACAGTACTCTAAGAAAAGCAATGCCTGAATCGGATATGAGAAAAGAAGAGCTGAAAAATTACAGAATTGAGCTGTTAAAAGAGCACTGA
- a CDS encoding ATP-binding protein, protein MIQPFINRERELDFLNGKCAEDSSQVIVIYGKRRIGKTELIKKFIEDKEGVYILCTNDSVAENIKEMKEKFALLTGKDYFRNLDPSNFYELFRYLRDEMGNRKAIIAVDEFPYLIELNRGIVSVFQKICDEILAGSNISLIICGSSMGMMETEVLGYKSPLYGRRTGEWKVSPMQFKHMKHFFSAHDKADLFRFRAICGGVPFYLHKLDKTLTVEENIRDKILRKGEVLYNEPLFLLREEFREPKVYTLILKYLSLGYNKQGEISSVTGIEKGNLSKYLSVLQNLHFIEHILPLGKRKGGIYEINDQYFRFWFRFVYPNLSDLEIGLVDEVYSRISFQINSYYGKEFENFVIEQIKIKEILMPFYFSDVKRWWYKEEEIDIIVVSQETKEVLFGECKWKTLDKKDAVNVIKDLERKSEYVKWNNETRKEHFALFAKKVHDKESLRKDGYFVFDLDDM, encoded by the coding sequence GTGATACAACCATTCATCAACAGAGAGAGGGAACTTGATTTTTTAAACGGGAAATGTGCAGAAGATTCATCCCAGGTCATCGTCATCTATGGTAAAAGGAGGATTGGAAAGACTGAGCTTATAAAAAAGTTCATTGAAGACAAAGAAGGCGTATACATTCTCTGTACCAATGACAGCGTTGCAGAGAACATAAAGGAGATGAAGGAGAAATTTGCTCTTTTAACCGGAAAAGATTACTTCCGGAATTTAGACCCCTCAAACTTTTATGAACTCTTCAGATATCTCAGAGATGAAATGGGGAACAGAAAGGCAATAATAGCTGTTGACGAATTTCCATACCTGATAGAGTTAAACCGTGGGATTGTATCAGTATTCCAGAAGATCTGCGATGAAATTCTTGCAGGCAGTAACATATCCCTGATAATATGCGGTTCTTCAATGGGAATGATGGAGACTGAAGTTCTGGGCTACAAAAGTCCCCTTTATGGCAGGCGTACAGGCGAGTGGAAAGTATCTCCAATGCAGTTTAAGCATATGAAACATTTTTTCAGTGCCCATGATAAGGCAGACCTGTTCAGGTTCCGTGCCATATGTGGCGGAGTTCCTTTTTATCTCCACAAACTGGACAAAACCTTAACCGTTGAAGAAAACATCAGGGATAAAATACTGAGGAAGGGAGAGGTCCTTTATAACGAACCCCTGTTTTTACTAAGGGAGGAGTTCAGGGAACCAAAGGTCTATACCCTGATTCTTAAATATCTCTCACTGGGCTATAATAAGCAGGGCGAAATATCTTCAGTCACCGGAATAGAGAAGGGAAATCTCTCAAAATATCTTTCAGTGCTTCAGAATCTTCATTTCATTGAGCATATACTGCCACTTGGAAAAAGAAAGGGCGGAATCTATGAAATCAACGACCAGTATTTCAGGTTCTGGTTCAGATTTGTTTATCCAAATCTTTCTGACCTTGAAATCGGACTTGTGGATGAGGTTTACTCCCGGATTTCTTTTCAGATTAATTCATATTATGGAAAAGAATTTGAAAACTTTGTAATAGAGCAGATCAAAATAAAGGAGATCCTCATGCCTTTTTACTTTTCGGATGTTAAACGCTGGTGGTATAAAGAAGAGGAGATAGACATCATTGTGGTCAGTCAGGAGACAAAAGAGGTCTTATTTGGTGAATGTAAGTGGAAAACACTTGATAAAAAAGATGCTGTTAATGTGATAAAAGATCTTGAAAGAAAGTCAGAATATGTGAAATGGAACAATGAAACCAGAAAGGAGCATTTTGCACTCTTTGCAAAAAAAGTCCACGATAAAGAGTCTTTGCGTAAGGATGGCTACTTTGTCTTTGACCTTGATGATATGTAA